Proteins encoded together in one Rhipicephalus sanguineus isolate Rsan-2018 chromosome 9, BIME_Rsan_1.4, whole genome shotgun sequence window:
- the LOC119404326 gene encoding putative sodium-dependent excitatory amino acid transporter glt-3: protein MVKLKLMPPATLLNQPSRRQDAAPTDQQPQVCPAPKRLERGNLRSTEKFLTSGSSRRSQRLQSTGGPPSGRLKRHDGFSVASKDSVSHERVRKGSVRSHSSQQDVEQRPDILEVVMSNLVVFFVLISLVLGFAIGAALNTLNLTELQERNPGELHRSVCLHDLGEESHLEKLTHTNFLGLLGFSVLLGFALSQFVPTCCAGSEFGCFPMVGAESPIPEGGHYILRLTRVLSTKFLRMTEKMLWFSPMAVSALIAVDVSRVSDVSMVVWHLGLYSFTVLLGLGVHAFLFLPALYMIKVRRDAGRFFLNLLHPLAIAFGSRSSMVGSPAAMAILEKKVGLHPESVRLIVPMSAVINHDGTALYTMVAVLFAAQLQGESLAISSLVVLLASCCISTIGEYGLMPTFRGPARAALLLTVVGLSPDNMGYMAVVHWLLQRAASTVDLLSDCVGAAILQRDMLQTRQGSTRSHSLRHGFGSIVSLQTDRDVPASSLPGQEPTTHTLNREPPKPSDRES, encoded by the exons ATGGTCAAGCTAAAACTGATGCCACCAGCTACGCTGTTGAATCAGCCTTCGCGACGTCAA GATGCAGCGCCTACGGACCAGCAGCCGCAGGTGTGCCCGGCGCCCAAGAGACTGGAGCGAGGCAACCTCAGGTCGACGGAGAAGTTTCTG ACCAGTGGCAGCAGCAGGCGTTCCCAGAGGCTGCAGTCCACGGGAGGTCCGCCGAGCGGCCGCCTCAAGCGTCACGACGGCTTCTCCGTCGCCTCCAAGGATAGCGTGAGCCACGAGCGAGTGCGCAAGGGAAGCGTCCGTAGCCACAGCTCGCAG CAGGACGTGGAGCAACGCCCCGATATCCTCGAAGTGGTGATGAGCAACCTGGTCGTCTTCTTTGTGCTGATCTCGCTGGTGCTGGGCTTCGCAATAGGGGCCGCTTTGAATACACTCAACCTCACCGAGCTGCAG GAACGTAATCCCGGAGAACTTCATCGAAGCGTTTGTCTTCATG ATCTCGGCGAGGAATCCCACCTAGAGAAGCTAACCCACACGAACTTCCTCGGCCTGCTGGGTTTCTCCGTGCTCCTCGGCTTCGCCCTGTCGCAGTTCGTGCCTACGTGCTGTGCGGGAAGCGAATTCGGATGTTTCCCCATGGTCGGTGCCGAGTCTCCGATCCCGGAAGGCGGGCACTACATCCTGCGGCTGACGCGCGTGCTCAGCACAAAGTTCCTGCGCATGACCGAGAAGATGCTGTGGTTCTCGCCCATGGCCGTGAGCGCTCTCATCGCCGTCGACGTGTCGCGCGTCTCGGATGTGTCGATGGTCGTGTGGCACCTGGGCCTGTACTCGTTCACCGTGCTGCTGGGACTTGGTGTCCACGCGTTCCTCTTCCTTCCTGCCCTCTACATGATTAAG GTGCGTCGTGACGCGGGTCGCTTCTTCCTGAACCTGTTGCATCCGCTGGCCATCGCGTTCGGCTCCCGCTCGAGCATGGTGGGCAGCCCGGCAGCCATGGCCATCCTGGAGAAGAAGGTCGGTTTGCATCCCGAGTCGGTGCGTCTTATCGTGCCCATGAGCGCAGTGATCAACCACGACGGCACCGCCCTGTACACCATGGTGGCCGTGCTGTTCGCGGCGCAGCTCCAAGGAGAGAGCCTCGCCATCAGCTCGCTGGTTGTACTACTCGCCTCTTGCTGCATTTCCACCATCGGCGAGTACGGACTCATGCCTACCTTCCGCG GTCCTGCGCGCGCTGCCCTGCTGCTGACGGTGGTGGGCCTATCTCCCGACAACATGGGCTACATGGCCGTCGTGCACTGGCTTCTGCAGCGTGCCGCGAGCACGGTGGATCTGCTGAGCGACTGCGTGGGCGCCGCCATCCTGCAGCGGGATATGCTGCAGACTCGCCAGGGGTCGACCCGATCGCACAGCCTCAGGCACGGGTTCGGCTCCATCGTGAGCCTGCAGACCGACAGGGACGTCCCAGCGTCGTCCCTTCCCGGACAGGAACCCACCACCCATACGCTCAACCGCGAGCCCCCGAAGCCTTCCGATAGAGAGAGTTAG